One Mytilus trossulus isolate FHL-02 chromosome 5, PNRI_Mtr1.1.1.hap1, whole genome shotgun sequence DNA segment encodes these proteins:
- the LOC134718416 gene encoding uncharacterized protein LOC134718416 yields MTSKMMNNNKSEPPNALEVPKRRGDLKRLFSERSKTRGGRGRGRGRGGKSSKVLLENNNNIEMPSSDDNEMSPVYAVEDNVNSVKLRPKRKTAKVLVYEDDSEMEVPDSREISPVVVLEDVVLNSSLLREASVLMANMDFYVDPTDKEPTEASKNQVEQSTQPEEKSEKPDVHTNIQPEEQTEVHTDIQPEEQTEVHTDIHPEEQTEVHTDIHPEVHTDIHPEVHTDIKPED; encoded by the exons ATGACTTCCAAGATGATGAACAACAATAAAAg TGAACCGCCCAATGCTTTAGAAGTTCCTAAAAGAAGAGGAGATTTGAAAAGACTTTTTTCAGAAAG ATCCAAAACAAGAGGCGGCAGAGGTCGTGGTAGAGGAAGAGGTGGAAAATCATCAAAAGTACTCTTGGAAAATAACAA CAACATTGAAATGCCAAGCAGTGATGATAATGAAATGAGTCCTGTTTATGCTGTAgaagataatgttaattctgTGAAATTGAg acCAAAGAGGAAAACAGCAAAGGTTCTAGTCTATGAAGATGACAG TGAAATGGAAGTTCCAGACAGCCGGGAGATCAGTCCTGTCGTTGTTTTGGAAGATGTTGTATTAAATAGTTCTTTACTAAG AGAGGCCTCTGTCCTGATGGCAAATATGGATTTTTATGTTGATCCAACAGATAAA GAGCCAACTGAAGCATCTAAAAACCAAGTGGAACAATCAACCCAACCAGAGGAAAAATCAGAGAAACCAGATGTACACACAAATATACAACCAGAAGAACAAACAGAAGTACACACAGATATACAACCAGAAGAACAAACAGAAGTACACACAGATATACACCCAGAAGAACAAACAGAAGTACACACAGATATACACCCAGAAGTACACACAGATATACACCCAGAAGTACACACAGATATAAAACCagaagattga